A window of Streptomyces sp. SAI-127 contains these coding sequences:
- the rpsN gene encoding 30S ribosomal protein S14, which translates to MAKKSKIAKNEKRQEIVARYAERRAELKEIVRRPSSTDAERLAAQEELRRQPRDASATRVRNRDQVDGRPRGYFRAFGLSRVGLREQAHAGYLPGVRKSSW; encoded by the coding sequence ATGGCGAAGAAGAGCAAGATCGCGAAGAACGAGAAGCGCCAGGAGATCGTCGCGCGGTACGCCGAGCGGCGGGCCGAGCTGAAGGAGATCGTCCGCCGGCCCTCCTCCACGGACGCCGAACGGCTGGCCGCACAGGAGGAGTTGCGACGGCAGCCGCGGGACGCGAGCGCCACACGCGTGCGCAACCGCGACCAGGTCGACGGGCGGCCGCGCGGCTACTTCCGGGCCTTCGGGCTGTCCCGGGTGGGACTGCGGGAGCAGGCGCACGCGGGATATCTGCCAGGTGTTCGCAAGTCGTCCTGGTAG
- a CDS encoding DUF2786 domain-containing protein has protein sequence MSSSKSNSASDSPSGTVDRAFRAALYADDDTALDTGASLLAADPEADTELVRRGTEFVAQAWRRGWQPADVVRMVRRELDDPHVRLATSLIRAQAPDDRPRGHRWAAQLAQLEDPGENTPRSDRFTHAAAVLELYRLLLRLPALEPLEEPRREHQGDTRMLGRIRALLAKAEATGFPEEAEALTAKAQELMARHSVDEALLDAQAPANHAPGACRIGVEPPYEQAKAVLLDAVATANHCRAVWNEPFAFSTVVGFEGDLAAVELLYTSLLVQAQSAMAKAEAAQRAGGRGRTKTFRQSFLAAYAHRVGDRLRTAAEAPVTDDLLPVLASREVAVTDRMDRMFPQTTTTRLRGVSDEAGWTEGARAADRAQVGNRPRLSPRPGRRR, from the coding sequence GTGAGCAGCAGTAAAAGCAACAGCGCGAGCGACAGCCCGAGCGGCACCGTCGATCGCGCCTTCCGGGCCGCCCTCTACGCCGACGACGACACCGCCCTGGACACCGGCGCCTCCCTCCTCGCCGCCGACCCCGAGGCGGACACCGAACTGGTGCGGCGCGGCACCGAGTTCGTGGCGCAGGCCTGGCGGCGCGGCTGGCAGCCCGCCGATGTCGTACGGATGGTGCGACGCGAACTGGACGACCCGCACGTGCGCCTCGCCACGTCCCTGATCAGGGCGCAGGCCCCGGACGACCGCCCGCGCGGCCATCGCTGGGCCGCTCAGCTGGCCCAGCTGGAGGATCCCGGCGAGAACACCCCCCGCTCCGACCGCTTCACGCACGCCGCCGCCGTACTCGAGCTGTACCGCCTGCTGCTGCGCCTGCCCGCGCTGGAACCGCTGGAGGAGCCCCGGCGCGAGCACCAGGGCGACACCCGCATGCTCGGCCGTATCCGTGCCCTGCTGGCCAAGGCGGAGGCGACCGGCTTCCCCGAGGAGGCGGAGGCCCTTACCGCCAAGGCGCAGGAGCTGATGGCCCGGCACAGCGTCGACGAGGCGCTGCTCGATGCCCAGGCGCCCGCGAATCACGCCCCCGGCGCCTGCCGGATCGGGGTCGAGCCGCCGTACGAGCAGGCAAAGGCGGTGCTGCTCGACGCGGTCGCCACCGCCAACCACTGCCGGGCCGTGTGGAACGAACCGTTCGCCTTCTCCACGGTCGTCGGCTTCGAGGGCGACCTGGCGGCGGTCGAACTCCTGTACACCTCGCTGCTGGTGCAGGCGCAGTCCGCGATGGCGAAGGCCGAGGCGGCCCAGCGGGCGGGCGGCCGGGGGCGTACCAAGACCTTCCGGCAGTCCTTCCTCGCGGCCTACGCGCACCGCGTCGGCGACCGCCTGCGCACCGCCGCAGAGGCCCCGGTGACCGACGACCTGCTGCCGGTCCTCGCCTCCCGCGAGGTCGCCGTCACCGACCGCATGGACCGGATGTTCCCGCAGACCACCACGACCCGCCTGCGCGGTGTCAGCGACGAGGCGGGCTGGACCGAGGGCGCCCGGGCGGCCGACCGGGCGCAGGTCGGAAACCGGCCCCGGCTCAGTCCCCGGCCTGGGAGAAGGCGCTGA
- a CDS encoding DUF4232 domain-containing protein, with amino-acid sequence MRAAPLAVTALAAALLLTGCSSDSSGSGGGDSAAGSPSNGTTCRIGAMDVEVGPANVAPTAGDTGNIPVTLTNQSAECMLDGFPGIDLNATDSSASVSPAQGAKSTKLTLAKGTAATFTLTYTRGEAGAKASLDVKTLNIALPGAGTAKSYKWSYGPVQGRSDNAGDPNASVSAFSQAGD; translated from the coding sequence ATGCGCGCCGCCCCCCTCGCCGTCACCGCCCTCGCCGCGGCCCTGCTCCTGACCGGCTGCTCCAGTGACAGCTCCGGTTCCGGTGGTGGTGACAGCGCCGCCGGGAGCCCGAGCAACGGCACCACGTGCCGCATCGGTGCCATGGACGTGGAGGTCGGACCCGCCAACGTGGCCCCCACCGCCGGGGACACCGGCAACATCCCCGTCACGCTCACCAACCAGAGCGCCGAGTGCATGCTGGACGGCTTCCCCGGCATCGACCTGAACGCCACGGACTCGTCGGCGAGCGTCTCGCCCGCGCAAGGCGCGAAGTCCACGAAGCTCACCCTGGCCAAGGGCACGGCCGCCACCTTCACCCTCACGTACACGCGCGGCGAGGCCGGCGCCAAGGCGAGCCTCGACGTGAAGACGCTGAACATCGCCCTGCCGGGAGCCGGGACCGCGAAGAGCTACAAGTGGTCGTACGGCCCGGTCCAGGGCCGGAGCGACAACGCCGGTGACCCGAACGCCTCGGTCAGCGCCTTCTCCCAGGCCGGGGACTGA
- the rpmG gene encoding 50S ribosomal protein L33: MARNELRPVIKLRSTAGTGFTYVTRKNRRNDPDRMTLRKYDPVARRHVDFREER, translated from the coding sequence ATGGCACGCAACGAACTCCGCCCGGTCATCAAGCTCCGGTCCACCGCCGGGACCGGTTTCACCTATGTGACCCGCAAGAACCGCCGCAACGACCCGGACCGCATGACCCTGCGGAAGTACGACCCGGTCGCCCGCCGTCACGTCGACTTCCGAGAGGAGCGCTGA
- the rpmB gene encoding 50S ribosomal protein L28, translating into MSAHCMLTGAQPGFGNRISRSHRRTSRRFDPNIQSRRYWLPSEGRHVRLRLSTKGIKTVDTIGVEAAVARIRARGVRI; encoded by the coding sequence GTGTCCGCCCACTGCATGCTGACCGGGGCCCAGCCGGGCTTCGGCAACCGCATCTCCCGCTCCCACCGGCGCACTTCGCGCCGCTTCGACCCCAACATCCAGTCCAGGCGCTACTGGCTGCCCAGCGAGGGGCGGCATGTGCGGCTGCGGCTGAGCACGAAGGGCATCAAGACCGTCGACACGATCGGCGTCGAGGCGGCCGTGGCGCGGATCCGCGCGCGCGGTGTGCGGATCTGA
- a CDS encoding LysE family translocator, with amino-acid sequence MVDMSLYAAFLVAAFALCVTPGPDMMFIVAMGGRGGPAAGVMAALGVASAMFVHTVAAALGLSALFQALPTLYHVLRWAGAAYLLYLAVKAFRDRSVPGEDGAPAGPGMRRAFWQGAVTNLLNPKVILFNVAFLPQFVAPEMGHVWGQFLVLGLTITVMGVVVDGLTGLLSGKLSALLRRSRRVARGLNIFSGSVFTGLAVRLVVSSPK; translated from the coding sequence ATGGTGGACATGTCTCTCTACGCGGCCTTTCTCGTCGCCGCCTTCGCGCTCTGTGTCACTCCCGGTCCCGACATGATGTTCATCGTGGCGATGGGCGGACGGGGCGGGCCCGCCGCGGGGGTGATGGCGGCGCTCGGGGTGGCCTCGGCGATGTTCGTGCACACGGTCGCGGCGGCGCTCGGTCTTTCGGCACTGTTCCAGGCCCTGCCGACGCTGTACCACGTGCTGCGCTGGGCGGGCGCGGCCTATCTGCTGTACCTCGCGGTGAAGGCGTTCCGGGACCGTTCGGTGCCGGGTGAGGACGGGGCGCCGGCCGGTCCCGGGATGCGGCGGGCCTTCTGGCAGGGGGCCGTCACCAATCTGCTCAACCCCAAGGTGATCCTGTTCAACGTGGCGTTCCTGCCCCAGTTCGTGGCGCCGGAGATGGGCCACGTGTGGGGGCAGTTCCTGGTGCTCGGGCTCACGATCACCGTGATGGGCGTCGTGGTGGACGGCCTGACCGGGCTGCTCTCCGGGAAGCTCTCGGCGCTGCTGCGGCGTAGTCGGCGGGTGGCGCGAGGGCTCAACATCTTCAGCGGGTCGGTGTTCACGGGGCTGGCGGTGCGGTTGGTGGTGTCCTCACCGAAGTAG
- a CDS encoding GTP-binding protein, giving the protein MLSVVIVGGLHADARKAAVGQLLADVPGSVALHHDLATAAAGTVVRTIRDATGIQSAGETPLVNDCACCALREDLVPELRRLDAAGTLRLAVVELWDSVEPKAMAEVVAAGGLTVTGVITAVDPALVLPCLGNGDDLAERGLAAAATDQRTVADTFARQLEYAPVLAVLDSPEADEEDRELLVQLHPTARQVPIGSGRPTDPAGTAYPVRNSAHSPLARAALAGFDVESAAAAQHPACALLPAEADAHGVSTLVWHRRRPFHPERLYEALEDITCAAARSRGRFWLADKPDVLLHWDAAGGALCVESVGPWLASLPDAAWEMVPPVRRAAAAMDWHPEHGDCCQHLVFTSPGLDRDGLERLLESCLLTDAEYSAGRDAWKRLPPAFDTLLEV; this is encoded by the coding sequence ATGCTCTCCGTCGTGATCGTCGGCGGGCTGCACGCCGACGCCCGCAAGGCGGCCGTCGGGCAGCTGCTCGCCGACGTGCCGGGCAGTGTCGCCCTCCACCACGACCTGGCGACGGCCGCGGCCGGCACCGTCGTACGGACGATCCGCGACGCCACCGGCATCCAGTCCGCCGGCGAGACACCCCTGGTCAACGACTGCGCGTGCTGCGCGCTCCGGGAGGACCTGGTCCCGGAACTGCGCCGCCTGGACGCGGCCGGCACGCTCCGCCTCGCGGTCGTCGAGCTGTGGGACTCCGTCGAGCCCAAGGCGATGGCAGAGGTGGTCGCGGCCGGCGGCCTGACGGTCACCGGCGTGATCACCGCAGTCGACCCGGCACTCGTCCTGCCCTGCCTCGGCAACGGCGACGACCTCGCCGAGCGCGGCCTGGCCGCCGCGGCCACCGACCAGCGCACGGTCGCCGACACCTTCGCCCGCCAGCTGGAGTACGCCCCCGTCCTCGCCGTCCTCGACTCCCCGGAGGCCGACGAGGAGGACCGCGAGCTGCTCGTCCAGCTCCATCCGACGGCCCGCCAGGTCCCGATCGGGAGCGGCCGGCCGACGGACCCGGCGGGCACCGCATATCCGGTACGGAACTCCGCGCACTCTCCGCTGGCCCGGGCCGCCCTCGCCGGATTCGACGTGGAGTCCGCCGCGGCGGCCCAGCATCCCGCCTGTGCCCTGCTGCCCGCCGAGGCCGACGCGCACGGTGTGTCCACGCTCGTCTGGCACCGCCGCCGGCCCTTCCACCCGGAGCGGCTGTACGAGGCCCTGGAGGACATCACCTGCGCTGCGGCCCGCAGCCGGGGCCGGTTCTGGCTCGCCGACAAGCCGGACGTGCTGCTGCACTGGGACGCGGCCGGCGGTGCCCTGTGCGTGGAGAGCGTGGGCCCCTGGCTCGCCTCGCTGCCGGACGCGGCCTGGGAGATGGTCCCGCCGGTGCGCCGGGCGGCCGCCGCCATGGACTGGCACCCCGAGCACGGCGACTGCTGCCAGCACCTCGTCTTCACCTCGCCAGGTCTCGACCGCGACGGACTCGAACGGCTCCTGGAGTCCTGCCTGCTGACCGACGCCGAGTACTCCGCGGGGCGCGACGCCTGGAAACGACTCCCGCCCGCCTTCGACACCCTCCTGGAGGTCTGA
- a CDS encoding type B 50S ribosomal protein L31, which translates to MRQGIHPAYGPVVFRDRAANHAFLTRSTMTSEKTVEWEDGNTYPVVDVEISNVSHPFYTGTARVLDTAGRVERFERRYGKKG; encoded by the coding sequence GTGCGCCAGGGAATCCACCCCGCCTACGGCCCCGTCGTCTTCCGCGACCGTGCCGCGAACCACGCCTTCCTGACCCGCTCGACGATGACGAGCGAGAAGACGGTCGAGTGGGAGGACGGCAACACCTACCCGGTCGTCGACGTCGAGATCTCGAACGTCAGCCACCCCTTCTACACCGGCACGGCCCGCGTCCTGGACACCGCCGGCCGCGTGGAGCGCTTCGAGCGCCGGTACGGAAAGAAGGGCTGA